The genomic segment TGCAAGCTGTGCTTGGGGACGAAGGTCTACACATACGAGCCCACCGACCGCGGCTGGATGCCGTTTCCCTGCCCGACTTGCGAGGGCAAAAAAGAACTCACCATCGACGGCAAAACGGAGCCGTGCTTCACCTGCCTCGGTGCCGGCACCGTTGACCCCGCAAACCCGCCGCGGGACACCAGCACGCGCGGGTTCATCCGCGACGTGTGGCGCATCTTCTTCGGCGGCTGACGTCACCCGTCCAGCACGCGGAGCGCCCGCGCTTCCGCGGCCGTCAAGCGACCGCTCGCGCGCGCCGTCGGAAACCCTTTGCCCGCAAACGCGGCGAACACCGCCGGGTGAATGTAACTCTTGCGGCACACGGTCGGCGTGTTCCCCAGTTCGCTCGCCACGACCTTGACGGCGGCACAGATCGCCCGCTCGGTGGCGGCTTTTGTTGCGGGGCGGTCCTGCGTAGCCAGTTCCGCCACGGCCCGAACCGTACCGGCCCAGGTGCGGAAATCCTTTGCCGTGAACTCCGCGCCAGCGGCCCGACGAATGTATGCGTTCACCTCGGCCGACCCGATCGGGTGCGGGCGACCGGCCCCGTCGCGGTACTGGAACAGGTCCTGGCCGGGGAGGTCGCGGCACTGCCGGACGATGCGGGCCAGGCGCGCGTCCGAAATCACCCGCTCGTGCCGGACCCCGCTCTTGCCCCGGAACTTGATGCGCATCGCCCCGCCCGTGAACGTGACGTGACGGTCGAGGAGCGTGCTCAGGCCGAACGACTTGTTCGCCCTCACGTACTCGGCGTTGCCCACGCGCAGGTGCGTGTGGTCGAGCAACTTCACCACCGCCGCGAGCACCTTGTCGCGCGACAGCCCGCGCCCCGCCAGGTCCGCTTCCACACGCGCGCGAACGCGGGAAAGCGCGCGACCGAACGCCGCCACGCGGTCGTATTTGGAGCCGTCGCGCCGCGCCCGGAAGGCCGGGTGGTACCTGTACTGCTTGCGCCCGCGGGCGTCGCGGCCCGTGGCCTGGAGGTGGCCCAGCGGGTCCGGACAGATCCACACCGCCTCCCACGCCGGCGGAATCACCAGCGCCCGGATGCGGGCGAGTGTGAGCGCGTCGCGCACGAGCCGGTTCGCGGCGTCGCGGTAGCGGAAATTCGTTCCCCGGCGCTCGCGAATCACCCCGGCCCGCCCGTCCGTCCACAGTCGCAGCCGGGCCTTGACCGGAAACACGAACGTTACACAGGTGACCGCCTTCGTTTGCTTCACGCTAATTACCTCCGATAATCGCTGGAAGCAACCGACGTGCCGACGACGACCCGCACTCTTGCTCGCCACCACACGCCGTTGTATCACGTCAGAATTGCCCTCCGAACGCTCTCCCGGAGCCGTGACGCATGAACTCGCTCCTCCTTTCGCTCGCGCTGCTCGCACCCACTCAGCCGCCCAAAGCCAACACACCCGATCCGGGCGTACTGCCACTCGGCGCAGACGGTAAGCCACTGAATCTCGACTTCGAAACCGGCGACCTCAAGGACTGGACCGCCGAAGGCGAAGCCTTTAAGGGCCAACCGATTAAAGGCGACACGGTGGCCGCCCGGCGCGGCGACATGCGCAGCCGGCAGCAGGGGCAATACTGGATCGGCGGGTACGAGAAGCTCGGGGACAAGCCCACCGGCACACTCACCAGCGTGCCGTTCAAGGTCACGCACCCGTGGGCCAGCTTCCTCGTCGGCGGCGGCCCGCACGCACTGGAAACGTGCGTCGAGATCGTTCAGGGGAAGGACGTCATCTTCCGGGCCGCGGGGCTCGAAGAGGAGGACATGCGCCGCGTGGCGGTCGATCTCACGAAGTACAAGGACAAAGAGATTGTCGTCCGCATCGTCGATAAGCACACCGGGCACTGGGGGCACGTCAACTTTGACGACTTCCGGTTCCACACCCAGAAGCCGAACGTCCCGGAGCGCCCGAAGGCCGAGCCGCCCGCTCAGGCCGATACGTACAAGTACGCCGGGCTGAAGCCGGACGAGGCCGCGAAGGCGATGACCGTGCCCGAGGGCTTTTCGGTGTCGGTGTTCGCCGGCGAGCCGGACGTTCACCAGCCGATCGCGTTCTGCTTCGACCACCGCGGCCGGTTGTGGGTGGCGGAGGCTTATGTCTATCCGAAGCGGCACCCGCACCCGGGGCCGGTGCTGCCGGAGAACGAGAAGGCGAAGGGCGACAAGATCGTCATCTTCGAGGACACCGACGGGGACGGGAAGTTCGACAAGCGAACCGTGTTCATGGAGGGATTGAACCTCGTCAGCGGCATCGAAGTGGGCTTCGGCGGCGTGTGGATCGGGGCCGCGCCGTACTTCCTGTTCGTCCCGCACGACGAGAAGACCGACAAACCCGCGGGCGAGCCGAAGATCCTACTCGACGGTTGGGGCTACCACGACACGCACGAGACGCTGAACAGCTTCATCTGGGGGCCGGACGGCTGGCTCTACGGCTGTCACGGCGTCTTCACGCACAGCCGCGTCGGCAAGCCAGGCACGCCAGACAAGGACCGTGCCCCGATCAACGCCGGCATCTGGCGCTACCACCCGACGAAGCACGTGTTCGAGGTGTTCGCCCGCGGCACGTCGAA from the Frigoriglobus tundricola genome contains:
- a CDS encoding DNA topoisomerase IB, translated to MKQTKAVTCVTFVFPVKARLRLWTDGRAGVIRERRGTNFRYRDAANRLVRDALTLARIRALVIPPAWEAVWICPDPLGHLQATGRDARGRKQYRYHPAFRARRDGSKYDRVAAFGRALSRVRARVEADLAGRGLSRDKVLAAVVKLLDHTHLRVGNAEYVRANKSFGLSTLLDRHVTFTGGAMRIKFRGKSGVRHERVISDARLARIVRQCRDLPGQDLFQYRDGAGRPHPIGSAEVNAYIRRAAGAEFTAKDFRTWAGTVRAVAELATQDRPATKAATERAICAAVKVVASELGNTPTVCRKSYIHPAVFAAFAGKGFPTARASGRLTAAEARALRVLDG